The stretch of DNA TTTAATCTCCCTCAAGCCCCTCGACTTCGACACCATCGGCCCCTCCATCCAAAAGACCCACCGGGTGATTATTGTGGAGGAGTGCATGAAAACTGGCGGCATCGGCGCTGAAATCATTGCCTCAATTAACGATCGCTACTTTGACGAGCTCGATGCCCCGGTCGTGCGCCTGTCCTCCCAGGACATTCCCACCCCCTACAACGGTAAGCTAGAGACACTGACCATCGTGCAGCCCAAACAGATCGAGGCCGCCGTCGAAAACATGGTCGCCCTCAAGGTTTAGCCGTAGGGTGGGCATTGCCCCCCTGCTCCCGCTGTCCACGGACAGCCATCCCTATTCACTTTCCCAGGGATGTTTCCAGGGATCCCGATCCCCGCCCGCACCCACACCGCAGCAACCGCAATGGCAAAATATCGAGCTTGGCTAGGGGTTATTTTGGCACTCACCATCGCCGCGGTGGTGATCATCACCCAACTCCCCACCCGTCTGGGGCTAGATCTGCGCGGCGGCTCCCAGCTCACCATTCAGGTGCTGCCGACAGAGGCTCACCCCACGATTACCGAACGGGACCTGGAGACGGTGAAAAGCGTCGTCGAAGGCCGAGTCAACGGCCTGGGGGTGTCGGAGGCAGTGGTGCAGGTGGTGGGCAACAACCAGCTACTGGTGCAGTTGCCCGGCGTCAGCGATCCCCAGCAGGCCGAGCGGGTGCTGGGCGGCACGGCTCAGCTGGAGTTTCGCGCCCAGCGAGCGGGTACCGAGCAACAGCTCCAGATTGAAAATCAGATCCTGCAGGGCCACCTGGGAGAGCTGGCCGCCCTCCAGGCCGCGCTGCCCCAGGGATTGGCCATTGAGCCTGAGACCCAAACCCGCATCGATCGCCTGCAGGCCGACATTGCCGGTAGCGAAGCCGCCATTGCCGATCTGTTTGAGCCCAGCACTCTGGGCGGCGACCAGTTGACCGACGCGATCGCGGGTACCGACAGCGCCGGTCGCTGGGTGGTCTCCATCCGCTTCAACAACGAGGGCGGCAACGAATTTGCCGAGATCACCCGGGCGATCGCCGGGACGGGGCGAGGCATCGGCATCTTCCTGGACAATCGCCTGCTCAGCGCCCCCCAGGTCAACGTTCAGTACGCCGAGACCGGGATCACCGGGGGCGGGGCCGAGATCTCGGGCAGCTTCAACGCCCAGTCGGCCAACGAGCTGGCCATTCAGCTGCGGGGCGGGGCTCTGCCCCTGCCGGTGGAAGTGGTGGAAAACCGCACCGTTGGCCCCACCCTGGGCCGCGATAGCATTCAGCGCAGCCTCTACGCCGGTCTAGCGGGCCTGGTGCTGGTGCTGGTGTTCATGGCGGTCTACTACCGACTGCCCGGCCTGCTGGCCAATATCGCGCTGATTGTCTACGCCCTGCTGACCTGGGCCGCTTTTAACCTGCTGGGGGTCACCCTGACCCTGCCGGGCATCGCCGGGTTCATTCTCAGCATTGGCATGGCGGTGGATGCCAACGTGCTGATCTTTGAGCGCACCCGGGAGGAGCTACGGTCGGACAAAACCCTCTATCGCTCCGTCGAATCGGGCTTTTTCCGAGCATTCTCAAGTATTTTGGACGGCAACGTCACCACGCTGATCTCCTGCCTGGCTTTGTTTTACTTTGGCGCCGGCCTGGTCAG from Leptolyngbya sp. KIOST-1 encodes:
- the secD gene encoding protein translocase subunit SecD, with the protein product MALTIAAVVIITQLPTRLGLDLRGGSQLTIQVLPTEAHPTITERDLETVKSVVEGRVNGLGVSEAVVQVVGNNQLLVQLPGVSDPQQAERVLGGTAQLEFRAQRAGTEQQLQIENQILQGHLGELAALQAALPQGLAIEPETQTRIDRLQADIAGSEAAIADLFEPSTLGGDQLTDAIAGTDSAGRWVVSIRFNNEGGNEFAEITRAIAGTGRGIGIFLDNRLLSAPQVNVQYAETGITGGGAEISGSFNAQSANELAIQLRGGALPLPVEVVENRTVGPTLGRDSIQRSLYAGLAGLVLVLVFMAVYYRLPGLLANIALIVYALLTWAAFNLLGVTLTLPGIAGFILSIGMAVDANVLIFERTREELRSDKTLYRSVESGFFRAFSSILDGNVTTLISCLALFYFGAGLVRGFALTLGIGVLISMFTALTCTRTLMFLAISLPQFRRPSLFCPGLDPARPNPVRP